One window from the genome of Pedococcus badiiscoriae encodes:
- a CDS encoding glutaredoxin domain-containing protein: MSANALKSPAPGSVTMFSTSWCGYCNRLKAQMGREGIAFTEVNIEEVPEAVKFVMDANDGNQTVPTLLFPDGSSATNPSIHEVKRKLAS; this comes from the coding sequence ATGAGCGCCAACGCCCTGAAGTCCCCTGCCCCCGGCTCCGTGACGATGTTCAGCACCTCGTGGTGCGGGTACTGCAACCGTCTCAAGGCACAGATGGGCCGCGAGGGCATCGCCTTCACCGAGGTGAACATCGAGGAGGTGCCCGAGGCCGTGAAGTTCGTGATGGACGCCAACGACGGCAACCAGACTGTCCCCACGCTGCTCTTCCCGGACGGCTCCTCGGCGACGAACCCGTCCATCCACGAGGTCAAGCGCAAGCTCGCGTCCTGA
- the nudC gene encoding NAD(+) diphosphatase: MGLPIETLPNLSLARPGLDRHALRRSEPDLLPRLLAQPTTRVLVVRGDTVPVVAGAGQDGPALALRPPTETDSTALVLYLGQDGEGTAYLAVVEPAAPSGQTASAGSSGSGGEEAGDEGEQWRTLRQIGADLSDRDATLFATALALANWHATHTHCPRCGATTTPDQGGWLRRCDAEGSEHYPRTDVAVIMSVIDDEDRILLARGAGWGTGRFSVLAGFLEPGESLAAAVAREVHEEVGLEVRDVEYLGDQPWPFPNSIMVGFTARATASDLRIQESEIAEARWFTKDEYREILATGQVSASTRLSIARRIIERWLGHDLADVAPA, encoded by the coding sequence GTGGGCCTCCCGATCGAAACTCTCCCGAATCTGTCGCTCGCCCGTCCCGGCCTGGATCGTCACGCGCTGCGGCGGTCCGAACCCGACCTGCTGCCGCGGCTGTTGGCGCAGCCCACCACCCGGGTGCTGGTCGTGCGCGGCGACACGGTCCCAGTGGTCGCCGGGGCTGGGCAGGACGGGCCGGCGCTGGCGTTGCGACCGCCGACGGAGACGGACTCCACCGCGCTGGTCCTCTACCTGGGGCAGGACGGTGAGGGCACGGCATACCTCGCGGTGGTGGAACCCGCCGCGCCGTCCGGACAGACCGCGTCGGCCGGGTCGTCCGGGTCTGGTGGCGAGGAGGCGGGGGACGAGGGGGAGCAGTGGCGCACGCTGCGACAGATCGGGGCGGACCTGTCCGACCGCGACGCGACGCTCTTCGCCACCGCCCTGGCACTGGCGAACTGGCACGCCACCCACACCCACTGTCCACGCTGCGGTGCCACGACCACGCCCGACCAGGGAGGCTGGCTGCGCCGGTGCGACGCGGAGGGCAGCGAGCACTACCCCCGGACGGATGTCGCGGTGATCATGTCGGTCATCGACGACGAGGACCGCATCCTGCTGGCCAGGGGCGCGGGCTGGGGGACCGGGCGGTTCTCGGTGCTGGCGGGCTTCCTCGAACCGGGAGAGAGCCTGGCTGCCGCGGTCGCGCGCGAGGTCCACGAGGAGGTGGGCCTGGAGGTCCGCGACGTCGAGTACCTCGGGGACCAGCCGTGGCCGTTCCCGAACTCGATCATGGTCGGGTTCACCGCACGAGCGACCGCCAGCGACCTGCGGATCCAGGAGTCGGAGATCGCGGAGGCCCGGTGGTTCACCAAGGACGAGTACCGCGAGATCCTCGCCACCGGGCAGGTGAGTGCGTCGACGCGGCTGTCGATCGCGCGCAGGATCATCGAGCGGTGGCTGGGCCACGACCTCGCGGACGTGGCGCCGGCCTGA
- a CDS encoding phosphotransferase has translation MDRSPLFLAALASAAVPGLDPASVEALPGAPEQQYDVAFVQDTQHRRWVVRVPRSQAAAAQMESTFGLLTLLARRLPFSVPTPKGFAPLKGGGRAAIYPYLPGQNIDFAQLPGGPGLAAELGRAIAALHNADHGLFDEAGLPAYDADTYRTRRLSELDRAAATGHVPTGLLARWEKLLEDVTLWRFAPTPTHGDLTGDQVLVVFDDEDDASTGRVKAFTGWEDAKVADPADDFFALVTQAPPRALETLMEAYAHARAERPDVHLLTRAKLCAQMRTLSQLMSAVTGGDRLEVERHAAALRRLDARAHAEEEEANDYRRAGLAPARPKSPVLVPPVVVEDDEDDEDDVEVMFARTAGDPDPSGSSVDTLDDGFEVDALGAGDKGHGFDEGDGFDEGDDDDGLDEVDEGGRERSASDAHDITAEIDVTELRTAGRRDEAVTAPDPITPIEGDDPGPEFEPGYSPRR, from the coding sequence GTGGACCGCAGCCCCCTCTTCCTCGCCGCACTCGCCAGTGCCGCTGTGCCGGGCCTCGACCCCGCCAGCGTCGAGGCCCTCCCCGGTGCGCCCGAGCAGCAGTACGACGTGGCGTTCGTGCAGGACACCCAACACCGCCGCTGGGTCGTCCGGGTGCCACGCAGCCAGGCGGCCGCGGCCCAGATGGAGTCCACCTTCGGCCTGCTGACCCTGCTGGCCCGACGGTTGCCGTTCAGTGTGCCGACGCCCAAGGGTTTCGCGCCCCTGAAGGGGGGCGGCCGAGCCGCCATCTATCCGTACCTGCCGGGGCAGAACATCGACTTCGCCCAGCTGCCGGGCGGCCCGGGGCTCGCCGCCGAGCTCGGCCGGGCCATCGCCGCCCTCCACAACGCCGACCACGGGCTCTTCGACGAAGCCGGACTCCCGGCCTACGACGCGGACACGTACCGCACCCGTCGGCTCAGCGAGCTCGACCGGGCGGCCGCCACCGGACACGTCCCCACGGGGCTGCTCGCGCGGTGGGAGAAGCTCCTCGAGGACGTGACGCTGTGGCGGTTCGCTCCGACACCGACCCACGGTGACCTCACCGGAGACCAGGTCCTCGTGGTCTTCGACGACGAGGACGACGCGTCGACCGGCCGCGTGAAGGCGTTCACCGGCTGGGAGGATGCGAAGGTCGCCGACCCGGCCGACGACTTCTTCGCGCTGGTCACTCAAGCCCCACCGAGGGCTCTGGAGACGCTGATGGAGGCCTACGCGCACGCCCGCGCGGAGCGCCCTGACGTCCACCTGCTGACCCGCGCCAAGCTCTGCGCCCAGATGCGGACCCTGTCGCAGCTGATGTCGGCCGTGACCGGAGGCGACCGCCTGGAGGTCGAACGCCACGCCGCTGCCCTGCGCCGACTGGACGCTCGCGCGCACGCGGAGGAGGAAGAGGCCAACGACTACAGGCGGGCCGGTCTTGCTCCGGCACGGCCCAAGAGCCCGGTGCTCGTGCCGCCAGTGGTCGTCGAGGACGACGAAGACGACGAGGACGATGTCGAGGTCATGTTCGCTCGAACGGCCGGCGACCCTGACCCGTCCGGCAGCAGCGTCGACACGCTCGACGACGGCTTTGAGGTTGACGCGCTCGGCGCAGGCGACAAGGGCCACGGGTTCGACGAGGGCGACGGGTTCGACGAGGGCGATGACGACGACGGGCTCGATGAGGTCGACGAGGGCGGCCGGGAACGCTCCGCGTCGGACGCACACGACATCACGGCCGAGATCGACGTGACAGAGCTGCGAACCGCCGGGCGCCGCGACGAGGCCGTCACGGCCCCCGACCCCATCACGCCCATCGAGGGCGACGACCCCGGGCCCGAGTTCGAGCCCGGCTACAGCCCGCGACGGTAG